From Bacteroides sp.:
ATGGCCTTATCGAGCACCACCACCGCCGAATCGACCTTGCCCTCGTCGATCAGGGCGTGGGCCAGCCGCTGCATGATGTTGCGGAAGTTCACGGTCAGCCTCCGGTGGTCTTCGTTCAGATAGACCCTGGGATCGTTGATATTGCCCCAGACGAACTTGTTCATGATGTTGTCGTAAAGGATGCGGGTGTTAATCCGGCCGGGCTGCTCTTCCACATCGGCAGTGCGGATAGGCACCAGGCGGTAAGCCATACCATCCAGCTGGAAATACTCCTCAAGCCCCATATACGAATCACCACCGGTGGTGATGGCAAAATATACCGGGCGTTCCCAGTTGTTGGTGGCCAGGAAGTCGAGGACCATCATATGGCTTTTCTGCAGGCCCGTCTGATCCATGGTCCACTCCACGTAAGGCACGATCAGGTGCGCATCCTCAGGGGCCACCGTGCCATTAGCGACTACTTTGGCCGAATCAACAGGCAGCCGGAACCTTTTGGTGGGGAAATAATCCTCCGAACCACGCGAAGTCCTGATGCGCGTGCGCTGATCATCGCTGGCCACAAAATTCACTACGCTGCGCAGGTCCTGGAAGCCTTCCAGGTTCGGGTTATCGACCATATACACATAGTCGCGCGTCCCGTCCCGGTATTGCCTGGGTTCCATGCTCAGGGGCAGGGGTTCGGCGTCATAGGTCTTGCGCCGCATCATGTTATTGATATACCAGTCGGTATTAAACAGGCTCAGGTTCACCACCTTCACGTCCAGCCTAACGCCTTCCACCTCCTGGGCATACCACAGCGGGAAGGTGTCGTTGTCGCCATTGGTAAAGATGATGGCATTGGGGGCGCACGACTCCAGGTAGTTTTTGGCCACATCGCTGACCAGGTAACGGTGCGAGCGGTCGTGATCGTCCCAGTTCTCTTTAGCCATCAGGGCAGGGGCCATCAGCAGGGCAAGAACAATGGCCAGCACCCCGGCAATCTTGCCATTCAGCTTCTTGGCAAAGAAGTTGTAAAGGCTCATCACGCCCAGCCCCACCCAGATGGAGAAGGCATAAAACGAGCCGATGTACGAATAGTCGCGTTCCCTGGGCTGGTAAGGCGTTTGGTTGAGGTAAATGACAATGGCCAAACCCGTCATAAAGAACAGCAGGGCCACCACCAGGGTGTCACCGGGCCGGCGGCGAAGCTGGTAAAGCATGCCAAAGATCCCCAGCAATAGGGGCAGCATAAAATAGCGGTTGAAGCCGCGGTTTGAGGTCATGCTTTCAGGAAGGTTGTCCTGCGGACCCAGGCGTGCCTCATCCAGGAAGCGGATGCCGCTGAGCCAGTTGCCTTCCACCGGGCTGCCGTGGCCCTGGATGTCGTTTTGCCTGCCGGCGAAATTCCATAAAAAATAACGCCAGTACATATGACCCAGCTGATAGGAGAAAAAGAAACGGAGGTTCTCACCAAAGGTGGGCTTATTGATGGTGCGGCTCTGCCCGTCGGGGCCCGTAAAGCGTATGGGCCGTCCTTTCACGTTGCCCCAGCTCTCATAACCGCTGATGTGAATGGACTGCTGGTTGCTGTGCATCCTGGGAAACAGGGTGACAAAGTCGGGATGATAAACCGGTTCGAGGCCAATGCGCGCATTGATAATTTCGTATCGTTTGGTTTCCTTGTTCTTGCCGTATACCGGCTTGCCATCTACCGCATCGATCAGGGGCGAGTTGTAATAGGGGCCTTTCAGCAGCGGCCACGATCCGTATTGCTCACGCCCCAGGTAAGCCTTCATGGCCAGGGCATCCTTGGGCGCATTCTCGTTGATGGGCACCTGGGCATTCGAGCGAACCACCAGCATGAAATACGACGAATAGCCAATCACCAGGAAAGTCAGGGCCAGGATCACCGTGTTCCATACCACCTTTTTGTGCTTATGGGTGAAGTACAGACCATAGGCAATGGCACCAACGACGGCTGCAAAATAAAAGATCGTGCCCGAGTGGAACGGCAGGCGCAGCACGTTGACAAAGAATTTCTCAAATTTCCAGTCGAGGGTCAGCAGGCCCGGAATCAGCACACTCATGATAAACCCCACCAACAGAAGCGATAAGATAGCGGTGATGAGAATACCTTTGGGGGTAGGGTTGAACTTCTTGAAATAATAAACGAAAACGATGGCAGGGATAGCCAGCAGGTTGAGCATATGCACCCCGATGGAAAGGCCGATGATAAAGGCGATCAGCAGCAGCCATCGCAGCGAATCTTTTTCATGTGCCGCAGCCTCCCATTTCAGGATAGACCAAAACACAAAAGCCGTCAGGAACAGGGAGGTCACATACACTTCGGCTTCGACAGCGGTAAACCAGAACGAATCGCTGAAGGTAAGTGCCAGGGCCCCCACCAGGCCGCTGCCAAAAATGGCGATGGCCTTCTCGCGGGTCACTTCCACTTTATCGGCAATGAGTTTACGGGCCAGGATGGTAATGGTACGAAACAAAAAGCTGACTGTCAGGGCGCCGGCCGTTGCCGACATGGCGTTGATCCAGAAGGCCACCCTGCTGGTGTCGCCAAAAGAAAGCAGCGAGAACATGCGGGCCATCATCTGGTAAAGCGGGGCGCCCGGGGGGTGGGCGATCTGAAGCTTATAGGAAACCGAAAGGCGCTCGCCGGCATCCCAGAAGCTGGCTGTAGGCTCAACGGTCGAAAACAATACGGTGGCCCCTATGGCAAATACTGCCCAGGCCAGGTAGTTGTTCAACTTTTTGTACAACTTTTCGTCCATCTCTGAAAAGGGTTTTATGGTAAGTGTGCTGCGCGGGCAACTCGGAAAACTGCCCGGCAAAAATCGCTTGCGAAGTTATGAAAAAACAAAGGAAAAATTTCCCTTTTTAACATTCTTTACAACCCCCTGCTATACAACACTTCAACAGTACATATCCTTGTAACGGAAGCCTCAGCTGCGTGGTATGAGATCACATAAAATTCTGAAAAAATAATTGTCAGAAAAAAAAATAGTTTTAACTTTGCAACCCGAATCCAAAAGGTACTGACCGATGGTGTAACGGTAGCACTGCAGATTTTGGTTCTGCCTGTTCAGGTTCGAATCCTGATCGGTCAACACCCTCAAAAGGCCGGCTCATAAAAATGGGCCGGCCTTTTTCTTTTCTGCGTCCTTCCAGGGTCATACCATCCTCGTAGTTCAGTCGGGTTTCAGACGTTTTAAAACGGTTAAACACCGGTTAAAGTACGAGCATGGTCCCTGTTTGAAAGGTCGTTAGTCCCACCAAGCCTCCTTTCTTTTATTAATCATTATTTGTCTCCCAAGGATAAATTTTTGTCCATAAACATTACATCAGCTATTGCATAACTTAAATAAGTGTTTTATATTTATGGCCGAAAAAGGCTATTTCCAGTATCCAAGCCTCCGCTGGTTCTGTAAATAAAAGCAGAACACTGGTTTTGAGCATTGCTTTTGAATTTACCCGTTTCATCCCCTCCTCCGGGTAAAAATTGTGGATCGCCGGTTCAATCATGTATGGTATGCAACCGTCATATATAATAAAACATTTTTTTTATTTCCGTTCGCTGGCGTTGCTTCAACTGTAATTCCTGAGCCCGCCTTGCCGGGCCTATAACCATGGCGGTCACCATGATTAAGGCAACATTTTTGGAAAGACCCTTAAGTTTCTCAACCTTAAAACCATCTGCAATGAA
This genomic window contains:
- a CDS encoding DUF2723 domain-containing protein → MDEKLYKKLNNYLAWAVFAIGATVLFSTVEPTASFWDAGERLSVSYKLQIAHPPGAPLYQMMARMFSLLSFGDTSRVAFWINAMSATAGALTVSFLFRTITILARKLIADKVEVTREKAIAIFGSGLVGALALTFSDSFWFTAVEAEVYVTSLFLTAFVFWSILKWEAAAHEKDSLRWLLLIAFIIGLSIGVHMLNLLAIPAIVFVYYFKKFNPTPKGILITAILSLLLVGFIMSVLIPGLLTLDWKFEKFFVNVLRLPFHSGTIFYFAAVVGAIAYGLYFTHKHKKVVWNTVILALTFLVIGYSSYFMLVVRSNAQVPINENAPKDALAMKAYLGREQYGSWPLLKGPYYNSPLIDAVDGKPVYGKNKETKRYEIINARIGLEPVYHPDFVTLFPRMHSNQQSIHISGYESWGNVKGRPIRFTGPDGQSRTINKPTFGENLRFFFSYQLGHMYWRYFLWNFAGRQNDIQGHGSPVEGNWLSGIRFLDEARLGPQDNLPESMTSNRGFNRYFMLPLLLGIFGMLYQLRRRPGDTLVVALLFFMTGLAIVIYLNQTPYQPRERDYSYIGSFYAFSIWVGLGVMSLYNFFAKKLNGKIAGVLAIVLALLMAPALMAKENWDDHDRSHRYLVSDVAKNYLESCAPNAIIFTNGDNDTFPLWYAQEVEGVRLDVKVVNLSLFNTDWYINNMMRRKTYDAEPLPLSMEPRQYRDGTRDYVYMVDNPNLEGFQDLRSVVNFVASDDQRTRIRTSRGSEDYFPTKRFRLPVDSAKVVANGTVAPEDAHLIVPYVEWTMDQTGLQKSHMMVLDFLATNNWERPVYFAITTGGDSYMGLEEYFQLDGMAYRLVPIRTADVEEQPGRINTRILYDNIMNKFVWGNINDPRVYLNEDHRRLTVNFRNIMQRLAHALIDEGKVDSAVVVLDKAMEIMPESQVPYNYFNLLIAEAYYRAGELEKAKAIAERMLELYGQDLRHYFSFTGPRATFLDRNKQEALALVQRIQFLAGEYEQDALAGEAKETFETYYQLFLQGY